The genomic window AGTTAACTACTTCtccattaattttcaaaacggTTTCTTTACCCCAAGTAATTGTAACTGATTTTTCGATTGAGTTTAAATAATTAGCAGTTAATAATCCAcctataaataagaaaatatgatgaaatttttgtgaaaattatttcaattgccGACCATATGTACAGATAACCTATCTGTacaaaatacttcaaaaaattaatatttatagaaaaactttttatacctaAAGGTGGATTTGAAGTATCACATTTTATTtccatgatttttataaaaatttaatgtggtgtaatttatttcaagtattaaaaaaaagttattgcaaGATTTTATTCacgaatttgaattaaaaagagAAAGAAAACCTTCCGTGTATTCATTCACTTTTTAGTTTGATAGACAAATACGGCATGTCGGCATTTAACAAACGTGTAAGATTTACAAACGTGTAAAAAGTCACTCTATTAAGTCCTGCTACATAAtagaatattgtattattatccagtcaaattagtccataaaatataagcaaggttacaaaaatttccaaagaGCTAATTTCAATGATCCTAAAAAGAAGAAGATatcttcttttgaaattttttagtctTAGCTAAAGATTTCACTCAAATAAGTATATGCCAACATTCGTTTCAAAAcatgtacattaaaaaaaatatatcgacaAAACTtcactgaaataaattttctaaacacTAATTGTGCAGGTTCCAAAACGAGttttaatatctatataaaatttttaatttctatatattttatttagagagataaattttcttaaaatttgaacaatagTTTATGTATTGagagtaaagaaaaaattaaaatgcttgaacaaaattacatttactagttaaaaattagtaaaatttcatCGACGAGGATGGGATTCGAACCCACGCGTGCAGAGCACATTGGATTAGCAGTCCAACGCCTTAACCACTCGGCCACCTCGTCATGTGTACCACtgtcaatatttaaatataaaaagctaATGATTTCTTGTACAAATAATAAGACATTTTACTTCCgatattatatagaaaatacgAACAGAgatgaataataatatcaagTATCAATCATAACCATACAGAATGGCCTGAGTGTTCCCTATCCAACTGTTAAGTAAATACGGCCTGAGGCTGAAATGTGTGAGAAAGATAAAGACTACGTGAGGCTAGTTGGTCGTTCTCTATACCTATACCGCGAGTGGGGTCAATTCCTGGATATTAGTGCTTGGTCTCAGGACCCCAGCTAAGATCACGGAGTCCTCCTTTATAGTGTTAGTGTAAAGGACGGCGAACATTATTTTTGCTGATATTATCTTAAAAAGATGCAGAGAagacaaaattgtttatataatccATGGCCGTATGGTAAACCTTTTCCAATAAAGGAAAGCCCAAAAATTTAAAGGTAAGAAGGACGGGAGGCCATTCACTACATTTTACGTTTGTTTTCATCTTTTTCGTAGTCGGAATTTtacttaaacaattttgttaaacataaatataagaACCAATTTTTACTAACTCATACTAGTTAAAGTGAGCTTTTCTAGGTATAATAATTAACGTTGACTAGTTAATGTAGATTAAAATTCTTTACTTCTTGTTTATAATCCACTTATATAACTAATACGACCTGTTAAAGTTGATTTTGCCTAGGCGTTTGCTGTACAACAACAAATTCCAAATTGTGCACATATATAGGCAATTAGCTGTGTTCGCACGGAAAACCATGTAAAAAGAGAGCAAAATAGACATATATAGTATATCAGAAGTACTTAATAATAAACTGGCAAACTGAGaacaataaaagaataaaagtaaaatgtCAAACGTAGTAgttatatacacaaaaattagataaaaaatgaCGGATACAAAAATAAGTGTTAATTTTGCTTGTCAAAGATGTTTACATCCATTAAATTTAGATGAAtcgtttaattatttaggtGAACATACGTTAGCTTCATTAATATGTGAGTAAAATATTATCCAATTTACCTATAGGAAGAaagcaatgaaatttttttgtactttcttTTTTAGTGCCTATACATTCAAATCCCGATATTGATATTGAATCACAAGCATCAAGTTTGGATTTATTTGTGCCACCTTTTCGTTTAACTGAATATGAAAATGGTGCAAGTGGTTTTATGCTAATATCTGACGGTGGTACAGAAAGCTTAAATCATCAAATGCGTGTTCGAGCTAACTTATTTGATACTTTATCATCATATTCAAATTTCGATCATCCATTGTGTGATGAATGTACAGATACACTTTTAGAATTATTAGAGCATCAGTTAAAAGTTACGGAAAGTGATTGGGTGGATTATAAAGAATACCTTAAAAAGTATGACTtgaatttgtatgtatatttaatatgtacAGTAAGAATAAAATACCTTTAGATTTTGTTAGTACTCGAACTAGTGGAGTACTAACacattttgtagaaaattgaatgatctacaatttttgtctgaactatTTTTGCTGTTAAACTCACCGTTTTGatgaaaaacgcaaaaaacctatttttgtaaattttccccctcaataaaattttttgcacaagggggattgatggggacttttcacaattcatttataatagtattctgaacattcatactaatttttagctctatgggaatttttgtaaccttcaaagtgtaatttgactggataaatAGTTCGAATAGACTCGAGATCTCTACTTGCGCTCTCATAACTCCCTACCTTCTTTTATTcagcgaaaaaaaatttctttcgttTCTTACAAATTCTCGATGTTTGTACTTAATGATAATCCTATTGTAGATTAGAGAATGAAACAAATGAACCGAGTATAGAAGCATTAGAACGTGAATTAGAAGATTACCGGAATGAAGAACAACGATTACTAAACGAATTGGAAGCCTTACAGAGTGAAGTAAAAGCAACGACAGAAGCATTGGAAGAGCAAAAATTGGAACAAAAACGTTTAAAAGAAGAGGAAGAAAAATATTGGAGAGAATATACGAAACATCGAAGATATGTTATGTTAACTGAAGACGATTATAAAAGGTATTctagattttattatattaataattgacaatttgagaataaagaaaaagagcaaaatattgaaaaagtaaaaaaagaacaaactttgGAGAAGCCCAAAAGTAATCATGATTACCGGTGGGGCTTATCGCGGAGCATCGactcaagaaaaaatttaaaaagataattctgaaaaaatatggtttttacaaattttatttaaagcccAAACTGTTCAAAACTTCAAATAATAACCATCATTCCTGGTTGGATCTATCGTTGATACCAgctatataatttttagaaaataaagtcCTTATAGTCCACAGgacagtatatttttttaaaaaatgattttgatggAGACTTTGCAACTTTATTATACTGTTTGAAcatatcatttaacaaaaagggacCGTCCCGCTGACTATTATGtcagatatttcaaaaatttcttaaaaacattatgtcaacaaattaaattttatatatttgccaTTGATTAACATATAttgaaaatgcatatttttatctaaactcGAATGATCGTATTAAGTTTTGTTTAggaaattattagaaaatttgttttctgttTCTAGTTTGGAGTGTCAATTACATTACGCTCAACAACAATTAGacaaattaaagaaaactaaTGTATTCAATGCAACATTTCATATATGGCATTCTGGACATTTTGggacaattaataattttcgattagGGCGATTACCGTCAGCACCTGTTGATTGGTCTGAAATAAACGCAGCTTGGGGTCAAACAGCTCTATTATTGAATGCATTAGCTCGTAAAATGAATCTtacatttgaaaagtataaagtTGTACCTTATGGAaatcattcatatatttatgtaagtcagaagctttaattaattaataaatataaatatttatgtaagccgaagattttaaacaaatgtattttgaatattgttttagGTTTACGCAGATCACCGAGAATTGCCATTATTTGGTGTTGGTGGATTTCGTTATATGTGGAGTACGAAATTCGATGATGCTATGAATGCATTTTTAGATTGTTTACAACAATTTAAAGAAGAAGTGGAAAAGGAAGATCCTGGATTTTGTTTACCATACAAAATTCGTATGGATAAAAATAATCCAGAAAAATCTGGTAAAATTGAAGATTCTGCTAATGGCAATTGTTACTTTATCaagtatgaataattttaactttttaaattattaaaatacagcTTGAATCAGGATGAATGAACAAAATCATCgtaaaaatactgtaaaataGAGTTTAAgacgggttttttttaaatttttcttctaaaatactGTGAATCCTAAAAATACTTATATTCAGGTCACCACTCCCCATTTACAATTTTagttgatatctcagaaactaaaTATCTTCAAAGGGATTGGACGATTTGTACAGTTTTCTTTAGCGATACATACCTGTTAGAAAAAATCTGGAAAAATTTTCTCGAGAAATTTTACTGTAGCTAAAACTTTATTATGTAGCTTGGTTAAGAGATGCaagttatttgttaaaataatttacaatactTAAGGCTAATAATATCAAATTCGTTTTAATAAGACGAAATTgccgataattttatttataaaaaaattacattctttttCTTACATTCTGGGAactttggttcaaaatttttttttcacaaaatatggcacaaacataaaaattattaaattttctaggaTACAATTTAATTCTGAAGAACAATGGACAAAagcacttaaatttttattaacaaatttaaaatgggGTTTGGCATGGGTTTCATCACAATTTGATAGTATTGAAGATGAGAGTGGACCTCAACAAATTGCACCAACTACAAGTGCGCCGACTACAACATCAACACCAAATCgataaaaaaggtattttttttattaaattattatgtaaatattgttgtattattaaataaaaaaacaaaaaacaaattatatttaacaaatcgtcacgatatttttattaaattttaattatttgacctAAAATATTACTggtaattgaattatttttatttaaaatttcaatcctTCCAAAAGTTCCACCTTTTGTGCCTTTGCCTAATATTTCAGGATTTATGATGATACATTCGCCAATATCctagaaaaacaatt from Chrysoperla carnea chromosome 2, inChrCarn1.1, whole genome shotgun sequence includes these protein-coding regions:
- the LOC123292400 gene encoding beclin-1-like protein isoform X2, translated to MTDTKISVNFACQRCLHPLNLDESFNYLGEHTLASLILPIHSNPDIDIESQASSLDLFVPPFRLTEYENGASGFMLISDGGTESLNHQMRVRANLFDTLSSYSNFDHPLCDECTDTLLELLEHQLKVTESDWVDYKEYLKKLENETNEPSIEALERELEDYRNEEQRLLNELEALQSEVKATTEALEEQKLEQKRLKEEEEKYWREYTKHRRYVMLTEDDYKSLECQLHYAQQQLDKLKKTNVFNATFHIWHSGHFGTINNFRLGRLPSAPVDWSEINAAWGQTALLLNALARKMNLTFEKYKVVPYGNHSYIYVYADHRELPLFGVGGFRYMWSTKFDDAMNAFLDCLQQFKEEVEKEDPGFCLPYKIRMDKNNPEKSGKIEDSANGNCYFIKIQFNSEEQWTKALKFLLTNLKWGLAWVSSQFDSIEDESGPQQIAPTTSAPTTTSTPNR
- the LOC123292400 gene encoding beclin-1-like protein isoform X1; the protein is MTDTKISVNFACQRCLHPLNLDESFNYLGEHTLASLILPIHSNPDIDIESQASSLDLFVPPFRLTEYENGASGFMLISDGGTESLNHQMRVRANLFDTLSSYSNFDHPLCDECTDTLLELLEHQLKVTESDWVDYKEYLKKYDLNLLENETNEPSIEALERELEDYRNEEQRLLNELEALQSEVKATTEALEEQKLEQKRLKEEEEKYWREYTKHRRYVMLTEDDYKSLECQLHYAQQQLDKLKKTNVFNATFHIWHSGHFGTINNFRLGRLPSAPVDWSEINAAWGQTALLLNALARKMNLTFEKYKVVPYGNHSYIYVYADHRELPLFGVGGFRYMWSTKFDDAMNAFLDCLQQFKEEVEKEDPGFCLPYKIRMDKNNPEKSGKIEDSANGNCYFIKIQFNSEEQWTKALKFLLTNLKWGLAWVSSQFDSIEDESGPQQIAPTTSAPTTTSTPNR